The Nitrososphaerota archaeon genome has a segment encoding these proteins:
- a CDS encoding ATP-NAD kinase family protein, whose amino-acid sequence MNLKSDKIGFIVNPVAGIGGRVGLKGSDGEHIVEKALELGAKPVAPQRAKEFLSELKRLGVTPQLVGYDGEMGGDEAREVGFDFKALSPVKRSKTTAEDTKSAVKDCVNDGACLIVFVGGDGTARDVLDAIKEGVPVIGVPSGVKMYSAVFASTPRGAARLVYEYLRGRVAARLSEVLDVDEEKYRLGVLSIKLYGYLLTLSDPILLQASKMPTMITEDELENQKAIARRLVKEMSDDVIYILGSGTTTKAIADLLGLPKTLLGVDVIKKDRVIVNDANEAQILEAIRGKKAKIIVSPIGRQGYIFGRGNQQISPEVIRAVGRSGIIVIATRGKVATLDSLRVDTGDPQLDQHLEGYYQVIVDYNESQVLRCIA is encoded by the coding sequence ATGAATCTAAAAAGTGATAAGATAGGGTTTATCGTCAACCCCGTGGCTGGCATAGGCGGTAGAGTGGGGCTAAAGGGTTCTGATGGAGAACACATTGTGGAGAAAGCCCTTGAGTTAGGCGCAAAGCCAGTAGCACCACAAAGGGCTAAAGAGTTTCTGAGCGAACTCAAACGGTTAGGGGTTACTCCACAGCTAGTAGGCTACGATGGAGAGATGGGTGGCGATGAAGCCAGAGAAGTGGGGTTTGATTTTAAAGCCTTGAGTCCGGTTAAGCGCTCCAAGACTACGGCTGAGGATACGAAATCTGCCGTAAAAGACTGTGTGAATGATGGCGCTTGTTTGATTGTCTTCGTAGGTGGGGACGGAACAGCAAGAGATGTTTTGGACGCTATCAAGGAGGGGGTGCCTGTGATTGGTGTACCATCGGGTGTTAAGATGTATTCAGCTGTCTTTGCATCTACGCCTAGAGGGGCTGCAAGATTGGTTTACGAGTATCTGAGGGGTAGAGTGGCTGCTAGGTTAAGTGAGGTTCTTGATGTTGATGAGGAGAAGTATAGGTTAGGCGTGCTTTCAATCAAACTTTACGGTTATCTTCTAACATTATCAGACCCCATTCTTCTCCAAGCATCAAAGATGCCCACTATGATTACTGAGGATGAGTTGGAGAACCAGAAGGCGATAGCGAGAAGGCTCGTCAAAGAAATGAGTGATGACGTGATCTATATACTTGGCTCTGGGACTACTACAAAAGCCATCGCTGATCTGCTCGGTCTTCCAAAGACTCTTCTTGGCGTTGATGTGATAAAGAAGGACAGAGTTATTGTAAATGATGCTAACGAAGCACAGATTCTTGAGGCGATAAGGGGGAAGAAGGCTAAGATAATCGTTTCACCAATAGGGCGGCAAGGCTACATTTTTGGGCGAGGAAACCAGCAGATAAGCCCAGAGGTCATAAGAGCGGTTGGCAGAAGCGGGATTATAGTAATAGCAACAAGGGGAAAGGTAGCTACGCTAGACTCTTTAAGAGTAGACACGGGAGACCCCCAACTAGATCAGCATCTAGAGGGCTACTATCAAGTTATAGTCGATTATAACGAGAGCCAAGTCCTAAGGTGTATCGCATAA
- a CDS encoding translation initiation factor IF-2 subunit alpha, giving the protein MKKYALPSSVATATSGTFSTSTNNRNFHRLLYQPYHLLYKVRFKYHSVVPDVGGLGLEAAQDLPEEGELVYATVTEITPYGVYVTLDEYGGLKGFLHISEISTGWVRNISRYVQENQKLVLKVIRVNKVRREVDLSLRQVTDEERRAKMLQIKRAEKARNVFNTVKKRLNLTEEEAVKYEDAILKEYDDLYEALEELVAKGVKAFEGLNLPAEYVATLEQVAKEKITLPTVNIKGVIEARSLSPNGIDIIKEALDAAEKVKSGGAEVKITYLAASKYMITVTAENYKVAERALDAALNKAKSILQKNNAFFSFTRS; this is encoded by the coding sequence ATGAAGAAGTATGCCCTACCGTCAAGCGTCGCTACCGCAACCTCAGGCACCTTCTCCACATCAACCAACAACAGAAACTTCCACAGACTGTTATATCAGCCTTACCATCTACTATACAAGGTAAGGTTCAAGTACCATAGTGTTGTGCCTGATGTTGGAGGCTTAGGTTTGGAGGCTGCGCAAGATCTACCTGAAGAGGGTGAGCTGGTCTACGCTACGGTAACTGAGATAACACCATATGGAGTCTACGTGACTTTAGACGAATACGGTGGGTTAAAAGGCTTCCTGCATATCTCAGAAATATCCACGGGTTGGGTTAGGAATATCAGTAGATATGTGCAGGAGAACCAGAAGCTGGTCCTTAAGGTGATAAGGGTAAACAAGGTTAGGCGTGAGGTAGACCTCTCACTCAGGCAGGTTACTGATGAAGAAAGAAGGGCTAAGATGCTTCAGATCAAACGGGCGGAGAAAGCCAGAAACGTGTTCAACACGGTTAAGAAGAGGCTCAACTTGACTGAAGAAGAAGCTGTGAAGTATGAGGATGCTATACTGAAGGAGTATGACGATCTATATGAAGCGCTTGAGGAGTTGGTCGCCAAAGGGGTGAAAGCCTTCGAAGGCTTGAACCTCCCGGCTGAATACGTTGCGACGTTAGAACAAGTAGCAAAGGAGAAGATAACTCTCCCAACTGTTAATATTAAGGGGGTTATTGAGGCTAGGTCTCTTAGCCCAAATGGTATCGATATAATTAAGGAGGCGTTAGACGCTGCCGAAAAGGTTAAGAGCGGTGGGGCTGAGGTGAAGATAACTTATCTCGCAGCCTCAAAATATATGATAACCGTCACAGCGGAGAACTACAAGGTTGCCGAGAGGGCTTTAGACGCAGCACTTAACAAAGCCAAAAGCATCCTTCAGAAGAACAACGCATTCTTCTCCTTCACAAGGAGCTGA
- a CDS encoding ribosome biogenesis protein — MEKLLRRCDRCQIYTLSKICRRCGSETVYPHPPKFSLEDKYATYRLVERYKNSKPKEA; from the coding sequence TTGGAAAAGCTTCTTCGTAGATGTGACCGATGCCAGATCTACACGCTATCAAAGATCTGCCGCCGATGCGGAAGCGAAACCGTGTATCCACATCCACCGAAGTTCTCACTAGAGGACAAATACGCTACCTATAGGTTGGTTGAGCGCTACAAGAACAGTAAGCCGAAAGAAGCTTAG
- a CDS encoding NUDIX domain-containing protein — MLIRSVATSFLAYRGKILILKRSTKVGSYQGAWAGVSGYVEEGEQPLDTALKEVEEETGLKIGREALLKRGDPLPAYDKDRDVLWLVHPFLFKAPTNKIRLDWEHETYAWIEPKEIKQYNTVPRLADALERVKPSTHKLSSRLRRYLKEVKNDLTHGSSWLAAKAGEILVKASDSFKGGDVEDYISFVKFYAKKLADARPSMLAIENAVVYLLGRVMEGYSKSLDVDALKEVLRSEVKKWLQTKDEAFKRCVEHAAKIFEGASKVLTHSFSNTVLEALKKASSRVNLEVYVSESRPLYEGRAMAKELAKSGCKVTLITDASIGHFAKEVDLALTGADTISADGSVINKMGTYLVALAAKRANIPFYIAAETLKIGVSTLFRKPRLEERSPSQIHRGLKGLKVRNIYFDVTPPDLVTKIICEHGPVDPQKVYDYAIEAFKASYFP; from the coding sequence TTGCTGATAAGGTCTGTAGCCACCTCATTCCTAGCCTACCGAGGTAAGATCCTTATCTTAAAGAGGAGCACGAAAGTTGGGAGCTATCAAGGCGCTTGGGCTGGTGTAAGCGGGTATGTTGAGGAGGGTGAGCAGCCTCTAGATACCGCACTTAAGGAGGTAGAGGAGGAGACTGGGTTAAAGATAGGTAGAGAAGCGCTTCTGAAAAGAGGCGATCCTCTCCCCGCCTATGACAAGGATAGAGATGTACTGTGGCTCGTTCACCCCTTCCTCTTTAAAGCCCCCACTAACAAAATAAGGTTGGATTGGGAGCACGAAACCTACGCTTGGATCGAACCGAAGGAGATCAAGCAGTATAACACTGTACCTCGTCTGGCTGATGCGTTAGAGAGGGTTAAGCCCAGCACACATAAGTTGAGCAGCAGACTACGAAGATACCTTAAAGAGGTGAAAAACGATTTGACGCATGGCTCAAGTTGGCTAGCTGCTAAGGCCGGTGAAATCCTCGTAAAAGCATCAGACTCGTTTAAAGGAGGTGATGTAGAAGATTACATATCCTTCGTCAAGTTTTATGCTAAGAAGTTAGCTGATGCGAGACCGAGCATGCTCGCCATAGAGAATGCTGTTGTATATCTACTTGGGCGTGTTATGGAGGGGTACAGTAAAAGCTTAGATGTGGATGCTCTTAAAGAGGTGTTGCGGAGCGAGGTTAAGAAGTGGCTTCAAACCAAAGATGAAGCGTTTAAGCGGTGTGTTGAACACGCCGCCAAGATATTTGAAGGGGCTTCGAAGGTGTTGACGCATAGCTTCAGCAACACAGTCCTTGAGGCGCTCAAGAAAGCGTCGTCAAGGGTTAATCTGGAGGTGTATGTGAGTGAGTCGAGGCCGCTTTATGAAGGTCGGGCTATGGCTAAGGAGCTTGCTAAAAGCGGGTGCAAGGTAACGCTAATAACAGACGCCTCTATCGGACACTTCGCCAAAGAAGTAGATCTAGCGCTTACAGGAGCGGACACCATCTCTGCCGACGGCTCAGTGATCAATAAGATGGGAACTTATCTAGTAGCCTTAGCGGCCAAAAGAGCAAATATACCCTTTTACATCGCTGCTGAAACCCTCAAGATAGGTGTTAGCACACTATTTAGAAAACCTAGGTTAGAAGAAAGGTCGCCTTCACAGATCCATAGGGGCTTAAAGGGTCTTAAAGTTAGAAACATCTACTTCGACGTCACACCACCAGATCTCGTCACAAAGATAATCTGTGAGCACGGGCCCGTCGACCCGCAGAAGGTTTATGACTACGCTATTGAAGCGTTCAAAGCCTCCTACTTCCCATAG